GGCTTGATTGGTGCCTCCTTGGGTTTAGCGCTTAAACAGGCTGGTGTTGTTAATAGAGTTTTAGGCGTCGGACGCAGTAAAGAAAATTTAGATCAAGCGCAGAAGATGGGGGCGATTGATACGGTTGTGGATTTGGTTGAGGCTGCCAAACAATCTGATGTGATTGTCCTTTGCGTGCCGGTTGCGCAAATGCGCGCTGCATTTGAAGTGATGGAGCCTCATCTTGAGTCGCGCACCATGATCACAGATGCGGGCAGCACTAAGGGCGATGTGATTTTGGCTGCAAAAGAAGTGCTGGGCAAAAAAGCGTGCCAATTTGTGCCGGCGCATCCGATTGCAGGCGGTGCACAATATGGTGCAAGTGCTGCTAAGTCAGATTTATTTCAAGGTAAGCAAACTATTATTTGTCCCTTACAAGAAAACTCTCCTGAAGATACAACTTTGATTACTGGGTTTTGGGAATCCGTAGGATCGGTAGTAAAAAAGATCGGTAGCGTAGAGCACGATGCGATCTATGCTGCTGTATCTCACTTGCCACATATCCTGTCTTATGCCTTGATGGCTAGCGTAGTGAACTCAGAAGATGCAGATCAAAAGTTGAGTTATGTTGGTGCTGGCTTTAAGGACTTCACACGTATCGCTGCCTCTAGTCCTGAAATGTGGCGTGATATTTGTTTGGGAAATCGCACGGCTATTTTGAAAGAGCTCGATCAATACCTTTTGATCGTCAATCATATGCGTAAGTTGATTGCCGAAAGCGATGGCGTTGGATTAGAAAAATTATTCAATAAGGCCAGTAAGGCACGTCAAGATTTGGATGTGCTTTGATGGGCGGTTTACCAGATGTCAGAGTTGGACCGCTGAAACGCGCACATGG
The nucleotide sequence above comes from Polynucleobacter necessarius. Encoded proteins:
- a CDS encoding prephenate dehydrogenase, coding for MTIINPASNYGTVIIVGVGLIGASLGLALKQAGVVNRVLGVGRSKENLDQAQKMGAIDTVVDLVEAAKQSDVIVLCVPVAQMRAAFEVMEPHLESRTMITDAGSTKGDVILAAKEVLGKKACQFVPAHPIAGGAQYGASAAKSDLFQGKQTIICPLQENSPEDTTLITGFWESVGSVVKKIGSVEHDAIYAAVSHLPHILSYALMASVVNSEDADQKLSYVGAGFKDFTRIAASSPEMWRDICLGNRTAILKELDQYLLIVNHMRKLIAESDGVGLEKLFNKASKARQDLDVL